In Bacillus cytotoxicus NVH 391-98, the following are encoded in one genomic region:
- a CDS encoding NCS2 family permease yields MKGILERTFKLDLHHTSPKQEMLAGVTSFFTIVYIVIVNASILSDAGIPLEAGILATVFSSFVGCLMMAFWANAPAILVPGMGVNAFFTYTTVHTLGLTWQEALAAVFIAGLIFAVAAFTPIARILSLSIPKSLKESITVGIGLFLAFIGLQKGGLVVSNANTTVALGKLSSPIVLATLLTLIVALVLFIRNVRGNFLWTIAIGTGIAWLFGLVDTSEVGNSSFSFTNYSNVFGAMSFGKLSSLPFWIATFSLSMVLIFENMGLLHGLLEDNRKFPRAYQANAISAMTCGLFGTSPTVSTVEGAAGITAGGKTGLTSIVTGVLFFASLFALPFVQLIPDSAIAPILIIIGGLMITSIQEIPLDDFSEGFPAFLIIVMIPLTYSIADGIAFGFIAYPILKVALGKRKDIAPSMYIITCLFLAMFVLHAIG; encoded by the coding sequence ATGAAAGGAATACTTGAAAGAACATTTAAATTAGACCTACACCACACATCACCAAAACAAGAAATGTTAGCTGGCGTGACATCATTTTTTACAATCGTTTACATTGTGATTGTAAATGCATCTATTTTATCAGATGCCGGCATCCCACTTGAAGCGGGGATTTTGGCAACTGTTTTTAGTTCATTTGTCGGATGTCTTATGATGGCCTTTTGGGCAAACGCACCTGCAATTCTTGTACCAGGTATGGGGGTAAATGCATTCTTTACGTATACCACTGTTCATACGCTTGGATTAACTTGGCAAGAAGCGTTGGCAGCCGTTTTCATTGCTGGTCTAATTTTTGCCGTAGCTGCGTTTACACCAATTGCTCGTATACTATCTTTATCAATTCCAAAATCATTAAAAGAATCCATCACTGTTGGGATTGGTTTATTTCTTGCGTTTATTGGATTACAAAAAGGTGGTTTAGTCGTTTCGAATGCGAATACTACTGTTGCATTAGGTAAATTGAGCAGTCCAATTGTTCTTGCTACACTGCTTACTCTCATTGTAGCTCTTGTTCTATTTATTCGAAACGTACGTGGGAATTTTTTATGGACAATTGCAATTGGAACTGGCATTGCATGGCTATTCGGCCTTGTTGATACGAGTGAGGTAGGCAATAGCTCATTTTCATTTACGAATTACAGTAATGTATTTGGAGCCATGTCATTTGGAAAGCTTTCGTCCTTACCATTTTGGATTGCAACATTCTCTTTAAGCATGGTGCTCATTTTTGAAAATATGGGACTATTGCATGGATTATTGGAAGATAATCGTAAATTCCCACGTGCTTATCAAGCGAATGCCATTTCCGCAATGACATGTGGTCTATTTGGTACAAGTCCAACCGTTTCAACAGTAGAAGGTGCCGCAGGTATTACAGCAGGCGGAAAGACAGGTCTGACGTCTATCGTTACAGGGGTGTTATTCTTCGCATCGCTGTTTGCTCTTCCGTTTGTCCAACTCATTCCTGATAGTGCCATTGCACCTATCTTAATTATTATTGGTGGTCTGATGATTACAAGCATTCAAGAAATTCCTCTGGATGATTTTTCAGAAGGATTTCCAGCGTTTTTGATCATTGTTATGATCCCGCTCACATATAGTATCGCCGATGGCATTGCGTTCGGATTTATCGCTTACCCTATCTTAAAAGTTGCTCTTGGAAAGCGTAAAGACATCGCACCGTCTATGTACATCATTACATGTTTATTCTTAGCCATGTTCGTATTACATGCTATCGGCTAA
- the corA gene encoding magnesium/cobalt transporter CorA: MGEIMIRICAITKKEEILYDVSLEETSREDIMWYWLDLYKPTKEEYTYILQEYFKFHPLAIEDCLEYVQRPKVDFYDGYNFLVLHAFGEEGLEPHEIDLFVGDHYIVSFHFSHNNAIERVWKTLGERKRIKKSPLHVAHTIIDQIVDDYFPPVYYIEDHLNAIDDNLTGDTAGCVLEEVFEIRADLSKLRRTIIPMRDLLYRILNSTRFYGISDHEIYFKDIHDHLLKLTEMIETSRELTADIRDSYFSLNSHHMNNIMKTLTVFSTIFMPLTFIAGVYGMNFTHMPELEGKYSYFICLAIMALIGGGMMAWFYKKGWFK; the protein is encoded by the coding sequence ATGGGTGAAATTATGATTAGAATTTGTGCAATAACGAAAAAAGAAGAGATTTTATATGATGTTTCACTAGAGGAAACATCTCGTGAAGATATTATGTGGTATTGGCTTGATCTATATAAACCAACGAAAGAGGAATATACATATATTTTACAAGAGTATTTTAAATTCCATCCCCTTGCGATTGAAGATTGCCTTGAATATGTACAGAGGCCAAAAGTTGATTTTTATGATGGATATAATTTTTTAGTTCTTCATGCATTTGGAGAAGAAGGATTAGAACCGCATGAAATCGACTTGTTTGTTGGAGATCATTATATTGTTTCATTTCATTTCTCACATAATAACGCCATTGAAAGAGTGTGGAAAACACTTGGTGAAAGAAAGCGTATTAAGAAAAGTCCCCTCCATGTAGCACATACAATTATTGACCAAATCGTTGATGATTACTTCCCACCTGTATATTATATTGAGGATCATTTAAATGCAATCGATGATAATTTAACAGGGGATACAGCAGGATGTGTATTAGAAGAAGTATTTGAAATTCGTGCGGACTTATCGAAATTAAGGCGAACCATTATCCCAATGCGAGATTTATTATATCGCATTTTAAATTCAACTCGCTTTTACGGTATAAGCGATCATGAAATTTATTTTAAAGATATACATGATCATTTGCTTAAACTTACGGAAATGATTGAGACGAGCCGTGAATTAACAGCAGATATTCGAGATAGTTATTTTTCATTAAATTCACATCATATGAATAACATTATGAAAACATTAACAGTATTCTCAACAATCTTTATGCCATTAACATTTATTGCAGGAGTATATGGAATGAACTTTACACATATGCCTGAATTAGAGGGGAAGTATAGCTATTTTATTTGTTTAGCTATTATGGCATTGATAGGTGGCGGAATGATGGCTTGGTTTTATAAAAAAGGATGGTTTAAATAA
- a CDS encoding pyrimidine-nucleoside phosphorylase — MRMVDLIAKKRDGHALTTEEINFIVEGFTNGDIPDYQMSSFAMAIFFQDMNEQERADLTMAMVNSGDTIDLSAIEGIKVDKHSTGGVGDTTTLVLGPLVAALGVPVAKMSGRGLGHTGGTIDKLEAVPGFHVEIENEEFIRLVNENKIAVIGQSGNLTPADKKLYALRDVTATVNSIPLIASSIMSKKIAAGADAIVLDVKTGAGAFMKTDEDAKRLAEAMVRIGNNVGRKTMAVISDMSQPLGEAIGNALEVQEAIDTLQGKGPKDLEELCLTLGSQMVYLAGKASSLEDARNKLIEVMNNGKALDTFKLFLAAQGGDASVIDDPSKLPQAKYKIEVEAKEDGYVSEIVADEIGTAAMLLGAGRATKESEIDLAVGLMLRKKVGDSVKQGESLVTIYANRENVEDVKTKIYENIKITKNHVKAPTLVHGIVTK, encoded by the coding sequence ATGAGAATGGTGGACCTAATTGCCAAAAAACGTGATGGACATGCGCTAACAACAGAAGAAATTAATTTTATTGTTGAAGGATTTACAAACGGTGATATTCCTGATTATCAAATGAGCTCTTTTGCAATGGCGATTTTCTTTCAAGATATGAATGAACAAGAGCGTGCTGATTTAACAATGGCAATGGTAAATAGCGGTGATACAATTGATCTCTCAGCAATTGAAGGGATAAAGGTAGATAAGCATTCTACAGGTGGCGTTGGGGATACAACTACGCTTGTACTAGGTCCGTTAGTAGCTGCTTTAGGTGTACCAGTTGCAAAAATGTCTGGACGTGGTTTAGGACATACTGGTGGTACAATTGATAAATTAGAAGCTGTGCCAGGATTCCATGTGGAAATTGAAAATGAAGAGTTTATTCGCCTTGTAAATGAAAATAAAATTGCTGTTATTGGACAAAGTGGGAACTTAACACCTGCTGATAAGAAGTTATACGCACTTCGTGATGTAACAGCGACGGTAAACTCTATACCACTTATCGCAAGTTCTATTATGAGTAAAAAAATTGCTGCAGGTGCAGATGCGATCGTTCTAGATGTAAAAACTGGTGCGGGTGCATTTATGAAAACGGATGAAGATGCAAAACGTCTTGCAGAAGCAATGGTGCGTATTGGAAATAATGTAGGCCGTAAGACAATGGCAGTTATTTCGGATATGAGTCAACCGCTTGGTGAAGCAATCGGTAACGCGTTGGAAGTACAAGAAGCAATTGATACATTGCAAGGTAAAGGTCCAAAAGATTTAGAAGAGCTATGTTTAACACTTGGAAGTCAAATGGTATACCTTGCTGGTAAAGCATCTTCTTTAGAAGATGCACGTAATAAACTTATTGAAGTAATGAATAATGGAAAAGCGTTAGACACATTTAAATTATTTTTAGCAGCGCAAGGCGGAGATGCTTCAGTTATTGATGACCCTTCTAAATTGCCACAAGCTAAATATAAAATTGAAGTTGAAGCAAAAGAAGACGGATATGTGTCTGAGATTGTGGCAGATGAAATCGGGACAGCAGCAATGCTTTTAGGTGCTGGACGTGCAACGAAAGAATCTGAGATTGATTTAGCGGTTGGCCTTATGCTTCGGAAAAAAGTTGGCGATAGCGTAAAACAAGGTGAATCGCTTGTAACAATTTATGCAAACCGTGAAAATGTAGAAGATGTGAAGACGAAGATTTATGAGAATATAAAAATTACAAAAAATCATGTCAAAGCACCTACATTAGTACATGGTATTGTAACGAAATAA
- a CDS encoding purine-nucleoside phosphorylase: MNRELITKSATYLKEKFQETPKVGLILGSGLGVLADEIENAVKVPYSEIPEFPVSTVEGHAGQLVFGTLQGVTVVAMQGRFHYYEGYDMQKVTFPVRVMKELGVETVVVTNAAGGVNTSFEPGDLMLISDHINFMGHNPLIGPNDAEMGVRFPDMSESYTKELRVMVKQVAEELNIKVQEGVYVAMTGPVYETPAEIRMLRTLGGDAVGMSTVPEVIVARHAGMKVLGISCISNMAAGILDQPLHHDEVIETTERVKANFLALVKAIVKQMKG, encoded by the coding sequence ATGAATCGTGAACTTATTACAAAATCAGCAACATACTTAAAAGAGAAATTTCAAGAAACACCAAAGGTTGGATTAATCCTTGGGTCTGGACTAGGTGTACTAGCAGATGAAATTGAAAATGCAGTGAAAGTACCATATAGTGAAATTCCTGAATTTCCTGTATCAACGGTAGAGGGACATGCCGGACAACTTGTATTTGGTACACTTCAAGGTGTTACAGTAGTTGCAATGCAAGGGCGTTTCCATTATTACGAAGGATATGACATGCAAAAAGTAACGTTCCCAGTTCGTGTGATGAAAGAACTAGGTGTAGAAACAGTCGTTGTAACAAATGCAGCAGGCGGTGTAAATACATCATTTGAACCTGGCGATCTTATGTTAATTTCAGATCATATTAACTTTATGGGACATAACCCATTAATTGGACCAAATGACGCTGAAATGGGTGTGCGATTCCCAGATATGTCTGAGTCTTACACAAAAGAACTACGTGTAATGGTGAAACAAGTTGCCGAAGAGTTAAATATTAAAGTACAAGAAGGTGTATATGTTGCGATGACAGGTCCAGTATATGAAACACCTGCTGAGATTCGTATGCTTCGTACATTAGGCGGAGATGCAGTAGGAATGTCAACTGTGCCAGAAGTTATTGTAGCGCGTCATGCTGGTATGAAAGTACTTGGAATTTCTTGTATTTCAAATATGGCAGCTGGTATTTTAGATCAGCCACTTCATCATGATGAAGTGATTGAAACAACAGAACGTGTGAAAGCAAACTTCTTAGCATTGGTAAAAGCGATTGTAAAACAAATGAAGGGGTGA
- the deoB gene encoding phosphopentomutase gives MHKYKRIFLVVMDSVGIGEAPDAEKFGDVGADTLGHIAEHMNGLNMPNMVKLGLGNIREMKGISKVENPLGYYTKMQEKSTGKDTMTGHWEIMGLYIDKPFQVFPEGFPKELIDELEARTGRKIIGNKPASGTAILDELGKEQMETGSLIVYTSADSVLQIAAHEEVVPLEELYNICKIARELTLDEKYMVGRVIARPFVGEPGNFTRTPNRHDYALKPFGRTVMNELQDNNYDVIAIGKISDIYDGEGVTEALRTKSNMDGMDKLIDTLNMDFTGLSFLNLVDFDAMFGHRRDPKGYGEALQEYDARLPEVFEKLKEDDLLIITADHGNDPIHHGTDHTREYVPLLVYSPSMKDGGQKLPLRQTFADIGATVAENFGVNMPEYGTSFLKELKK, from the coding sequence ATGCATAAATATAAACGTATTTTCCTAGTCGTAATGGATTCAGTGGGAATCGGAGAAGCACCAGATGCTGAAAAGTTTGGCGATGTAGGAGCTGATACATTAGGACATATTGCGGAGCATATGAATGGATTGAATATGCCAAATATGGTGAAGTTAGGACTTGGAAATATTCGTGAAATGAAAGGAATTTCTAAAGTAGAAAATCCACTTGGCTACTATACAAAAATGCAAGAAAAATCCACCGGGAAAGATACAATGACAGGTCATTGGGAAATTATGGGCCTTTACATTGATAAACCATTCCAAGTATTCCCTGAAGGATTCCCAAAAGAATTAATTGATGAATTAGAGGCGAGAACAGGACGCAAAATTATTGGCAATAAGCCTGCTTCTGGAACTGCTATTCTTGATGAACTTGGCAAAGAACAAATGGAAACAGGCTCTTTAATTGTATATACTTCTGCCGACAGCGTATTACAAATTGCGGCTCATGAAGAAGTAGTACCGCTTGAAGAATTGTACAACATTTGTAAAATTGCACGTGAATTAACATTGGATGAAAAGTATATGGTAGGCCGCGTTATTGCACGTCCGTTCGTTGGTGAACCAGGAAACTTTACACGTACACCAAATCGTCATGACTATGCGTTAAAACCATTTGGTCGTACAGTTATGAATGAATTGCAAGATAATAATTATGATGTAATTGCGATTGGAAAGATTTCTGATATTTACGATGGTGAAGGAGTAACAGAAGCGCTTCGTACAAAATCTAATATGGACGGAATGGATAAACTTATAGATACATTGAATATGGATTTTACAGGTCTTAGCTTCTTAAATTTAGTTGATTTTGATGCAATGTTTGGCCATCGCCGTGATCCAAAAGGGTATGGAGAAGCATTACAAGAATACGATGCACGCCTTCCAGAAGTATTTGAAAAATTAAAAGAAGATGATTTATTAATCATTACAGCAGACCATGGTAACGATCCAATTCACCACGGTACAGATCATACACGTGAATATGTACCATTATTAGTGTATAGCCCAAGCATGAAAGATGGCGGACAGAAATTACCACTTCGCCAAACATTCGCTGATATTGGTGCAACTGTAGCAGAAAACTTCGGTGTAAACATGCCAGAATACGGAACAAGTTTCTTAAAGGAATTAAAGAAATAG